From a single Desulfatirhabdium butyrativorans DSM 18734 genomic region:
- a CDS encoding SIR2 family NAD-dependent protein deacylase: MLQELKACIEKAQHLTVLTGAGVSAESGIPTFRGGDGLWNRYRPEELATPEAFSRDPETVWRWYAWRMERVFSAQPNPAHLGFAKLQEMGRLACLITQNVDDLHERAGSRDVLHLHGTLRQMRCVACGSRIPVHRPPEVPPLPVCACGGLLRPDVVWFGESLSPDVLQLAFDEASRSDVMIVAGTSAVVHPAASLPLEVKRHGGTVIEINPDATPLSSMADLSIRMPAGMAITENLGLGQS, encoded by the coding sequence ATGCTCCAAGAGCTTAAAGCATGCATCGAAAAAGCGCAACATCTGACCGTGTTGACGGGAGCGGGCGTTTCTGCGGAGAGCGGCATCCCCACGTTTCGGGGCGGGGACGGATTGTGGAACCGTTACCGGCCGGAGGAGCTGGCCACTCCGGAAGCCTTTTCAAGGGATCCGGAAACGGTCTGGCGATGGTATGCCTGGCGGATGGAACGGGTGTTTTCGGCCCAGCCCAACCCGGCCCACCTCGGGTTTGCGAAGCTTCAGGAAATGGGACGGTTGGCCTGCCTCATCACCCAGAATGTGGACGATCTGCACGAACGGGCCGGAAGCCGGGATGTGCTGCACCTGCATGGCACCCTGCGGCAGATGCGCTGTGTAGCCTGCGGCAGCCGCATCCCCGTTCATCGTCCGCCCGAGGTGCCGCCGCTTCCGGTGTGCGCCTGTGGCGGCCTGCTGCGGCCGGATGTGGTGTGGTTCGGAGAATCCCTTTCGCCGGATGTGCTGCAGCTGGCCTTCGATGAGGCTTCCCGAAGCGACGTGATGATCGTTGCCGGCACTTCCGCCGTCGTCCACCCCGCGGCAAGCCTTCCGCTCGAAGTGAAACGCCACGGCGGCACCGTCATCGAGATCAACCCCGATGCCACACCGCTCTCGTCAATGGCCGATCTTTCCATCCGGATGCCTGCCGGAATGGCGATTACTGAAAATCTGGGCTTAGGCCAGTCGTGA